The following DNA comes from Bacteroidetes bacterium SB0662_bin_6.
TCTCGTAGTTGCGCACCCCGCTGGTCTCGACCAGGGACACGTTCGGGAGCGCTGCAAGATCGTCCTCGATCCGGTAGGCGAGCTCCTTCAGCGAACGCTCGGGAACGTCGCCGTAGAGGACGAGACGCATCATGCTTTGCGCGTTCGTCATCTCCCGGATCTGGGGCCGCTCGGCGCCGCCCGGGAACGTCTGAATCCGCCCCACCGCCGACTCGATTTCGTCCTTCTTGGCGCCCATCTCCGTACCCGAGTTGACTTCAACCCTGACGGACGCCATCCCCGGGGCCGCTACGGACCTGACCGTCTTCACGTCCGCCAGTCCCCGGACCTCATCCTCGATCTTGACGACGATGGCCTCTTCCACCTCCTCGGGCGTTGCGCCGGGGAACGGCACCGAGATCTCGAACTGGTTGAAGGGCACCGTGGGCCACGCTTCCTGCTCGAGACCGGTCAGCGACACGAGACCCACCGCGAGGATGCCGAACATCAGCAGGTTGGCCGCGACGCCGTTGCCCGCCATGTAGGCGATCGGTCCACGGGGTTCGGCGTGGTTGCTTCGGTTGGAATTCATTGGTGCGGGTCGGAGCGGGTCTGGAGAAGCACCTGCGTGTCGGTGGGCTGCAGCAAGAGTTTGAGTCCGATGCCTACCAGCTGTGATCTCTCAACAGGTTGTTCATTAGATCCTGACGTCCGAATTTATCATGGACAGCCGCACCGAAAACCAGGGAGAGATCCAAATGAAGATACACAAAAATGCCCGATTGACGCCGAAGGGTCGAGAGATTCTGGTTTGCCGCATCGTTAACGAGGGGCTTCGCGTCGAGGAAGCCGCCCGGATTCGCCCAGAATCCACTGGGGTTTCAGATTGAGGTGGAATCGCGCGTTGGCCGCTTTGACGATGCTGGAGACGGCTTCCTCAGGGGAATCGGTAATCACCCACCGATCAGCGTCCTCCGGACTGATTGTCCCCTCGCGAACCATGGTATGGGAAACGAAGTCGATCATTTCCGACCAGTACTCGGCACCCATCACAACGACCGGCAAATCCAGTATCTTCCCCGTCTGCACCAGGGTAAGCGTTTCAAATATCTCATCCAGGGTGCCGAAACCACCCGGCAGCACCACGAATGCATAGGAGTATTTGACCAGCATCACCTTGCGGACAAAGAAGTGGTTGAACTCCACCCACTGGTCCAGATACGGGTTGGGGTCCTGCTCTTCGGGAAGCTCGATATTGCAGCCGATACTGCGTCCGCCTGCCTCCTGGGCTCCGCGGTTGGCGGCCTCCATAATACCGGGGCCTCCTCCGGTCATCACGGTGAACCCTGCGGCGGCCAGTTCGCCACCTACCTGTCGGGCCAACTGGTAGTAGACGTGATCTTCGGGGAAGCGGGCCGAACCGAAAACCGTCACGCAAGGCCCGACAAAATGCAGCTTGCGAAAGCCCCGGAGGAATTCGAAGAAGATGCGCACGGCCCGGATCAGTTCGGCCAGCCGCCTGCCCGGTCCGCTCAGGAAAAAGCGCTCCTCCAGCGTGCTTTTTCCGGAACGCGGCGATCCTGGATTTACATTCTTCGATGTCTTCACTTGCCGGGGTGGATGTTATGCTCCGATATTTTTCAATAAGTCGTTATTTTTCAGGAAATTATGATTTAATCAGGAGCTTGTCCTGTATAATCCCCCTGGCGCTGCTATACACGCCTTCCGATTCTACCGTATCGCCACCTCCCTGCATGACTCCGACCAGTTTGGATTCCGGTCAAATCCAGGCGGACTCGCAAGCGGACAGAGGCGCAACACGCCATGAATCATGGCGCCGCCCTCTGCAGCCTGACCCCATACCTTCGCCTCCTGTTTCCATAGCGCTGCTTCCTGCTCCCATTTTTCCGCTGTGCGTTCTTGTGCCTCCACAATCTCCCACCACTTGTCCGGGGTTTCAATCCGTGCCATATAGAATGCCTCCACCGCCAATCTTCGCGCTTTTTCCGCGCGTTGTAACGCCTCCGACGCCAACGCCCGCGCCTGCACCGCCAATGCGTCATATTCCGCTGCATTCCGGGAATCGTTACGGGCCGCCCGCGCCAGGGCAGCGAATGTCCCCGGACGGGTCGCTCTTAGCTTTTTCCTCTGGGCTTCTTCCCGTTGATCATGATCGTTTATTGAACCGCCTGTCGTCCCTTCCCATATTTGCCCTTGCGCCACGGAGGGCAACATAGCGAGCATAATCGTCAGGATGGCAATGCGTACAGCCGATCGCTTCATGGGTTGGTGTGTTTTACGAGGAAAAGATTTCGTGAAACAGGGGTACCGCCGGATATCCTCAAGCGTTCCATGTCCCCGTGCCATTCATCCGGCACCGGATATAGTCCGCCAAAAGCGGTATCGAAAAAGCGCATCGGGATGGGGCGGTCTCGACTGGCGGCGGGATGTGACTGGGGGAACATTGGGATATGCCTTAAGTTGGCCTCAAACGAACAGCAAGGAAAGCTGAAGATGAAAAAACAAAGGCGGTTCCCGGCGGCCACGATCCCGGCGCTCATCACGGTGGTAGCGCTTCTCATGCTCAACCCCGTGAGGAGCGCCGCCCAGAACTTCGGATCGGTCACCTTCCCGACCTCGGGAGCCGCCGAAGCGCAGCCGTACTTCGAGGCTGGTCTCCTGTTGCTCCACAACTTCGAGTACGAGGACGCCGCAACCCAATTCCGGAGAGCCCGCGAGATCGATCCGGGCTTCGCAATGGCGTATTGGGGCGAGGCCCAGACCCACAATCACCCGATCTGGATGCAGCAGGACCGCGACGCGGCGCTGGCCATCCTGGCGAAGTACGCTCCCACCACCGCCGAGCGCCTCGCACGGGTTCCGACCGAGCGCGAACGGGACTGGTTCGAGACCGTCGAGGTCCTCTACGGAGACGGCCCCAAGCAGAAGCGCGACTTCCTCTACCGGGACGCCATGCGCCGCCTCTCCGAGAAGTACCCCGACGACCACGACGCCGCGGCCCTCTACGCCCTCTCGCTCCTCGGCACCGCGCACGACGGCCGCGATTTCGCGATCTACATGAAGGCCGCCGCCGTCGCGCAACCCGTCTTCGAGGCCAACCCGATGCACCCCGGCGCCGCCCACTACATCATCCACGCCTTCGACGATCCCATCCACGCGCCGCTCGGACTCCCCGCGGCGCGCGCCTACTCGGAGATCGCGCCGGACGCCTCCCACGCGCAGCACATGACCTCGCACATCTTCGTGGCCATGGGGCTCTGGGACGATGTGGTGATCGCGAACGTGCGCGCCCGGGACGTACAGAACGCGGGGCTGGAGCGGAAGGGGCGGCGGACGAACGTGTGCGGGCATTATACGTCGTGGCTGCACTACGGTCACCTGCAGCTGGGACGGTTGAAGGACGCGGCCGCCGTGATGGAGGCGTGCCGGGAACGCATGGCCGACGACCCGAGCCGGGGAGAGGCGGACCACTTCGTGAACATGCGGGCCCGCGCGGTGATCGACGCGGGGGACTGGGCGGGGGCGGGAGAGTTGACCGCCGACCTGGAGGCGTTCCCGAATCTGGCGCTGCCGTACGACTTCGTCGACGCGCTTGCCGCGCTCCGGACCGGCGACCTGGACGGCGCCGTGCAGCTCCGGTCCCGCTACGGTACGCCCAACGACGAGCGCGACCCGCGACGGGGCATCCTTCTCCACGAGCTGGACGGGTTGATCGCTTTAGCCACGGGCGACGCGGACGCCGGGATCGCGGTGCTGGAAGAGGCAGCCCGGCTCGAAGAATCTCTGCCGTACGAGTTCGGCCCCCCGGCGACACTCATGCCGCCCCACGAACTCCTCGCGACCGAGCTGGCCGCGCTTGGCCGCCACTCCGAAGCGCGGGCCGCCTGGGAGGAGCAGCTCGCCCGTACTCCGAAACGCACCCAATCGCTGCTGGGCCTGGCCGGCGCCGCCATGGCTCTGGGCGACGAGGTCGCGGCGCGTGAGACCTACGCCGTGCTCGCAGAAGTGTGGGCAAGGGCGGACAGGGGTGTTTCAGTCCCGACGGGTTCCGGCAGGTCCAGGAGCCTTGGCAGTCCGTGAGTAAAACCGCCCGAGCACCGAGAGCGGTGAGGCACCACGCTGCAACTTTTAGTCTCATCAAGCCCAATGACTAAATCCGTGTGGGGCTTCCCCAATTCCGTGCTTCCCCGTCTCAACCGCCGCCAATACGGCGCCCCTTAAACCCCCGAAATCGTCGTTTTGAGTAATTTCTACTCCATTTCTAATACTTTTCTACTCCATTTCTAATACTTTTTTACACACTGCAGGTATTTATGGATACGGATGGCTGCATGGATTTTTCCGCCCTTGTGAACCTCCCGGCCCGTTTCGTCGTTTTCCGTCGCGCCGGGTGCGCAAGCGCTCCCATGCGGCAGCGGCTCTGCGTCTTTTCTCCACAAAATCCGTTCGACCCGTGGCTCTTGCTTCGATCCGCAGGCAACTGGCCTCCACGGACACCTTCCGCAAGGTGTGCGCATGGTGCAAGCGGATGGATCCCCAAGCGCCGTCCACCCTCCAGGTGAAAGGACTGGCAGGATCCGTCTCGTCTTTCCTGCTCGGACAACTCCACGAAACCGCCAAGGCGTCGCAAAGCCTCTGCGTCTATGTGGCGCCGGACGAAGAAATAGCGGCCTGGGCCTTCGGAGACATCGCCCAGCTCGTCGAGGAAGACCAGGGCGTCGTGCGGCTGCCGGCCACCGGACACAAACCCTACGACACCGAACAACTGGACGATCCGGCCCCGCTCATTGCCCGGGGCGATGTGCTCCAGCAGATAGCCGAAGGATTCCGCGGCCTCGTGGTAACCAGCGTCGAGGCGCTCGTGGAAATGGCCCCGGCGACGGAAACGGTCCGAAACCGGACGATTTCCATCGCCTCGGGGGCCGTATTTCCCCCCGAAGACCTTGCAAACCGCCTTGTGGAGCTGGGTTTCGAACATGTCGAGTTCGTGGAACGGCCCGGAGAAATGGCGCTGCGGGGCGGCATCCTCGACATCTATCCATTTACCGGCTCTTGGCCCGTGCGGGCTGAATTCTTCGGCGACGAGATAGAATCCCTGCGGGAATTCGATCCCCGGTCGCAACGATCCGTCAGCCGCCTGACCGTGGCCCGCCTCGTCCCGAATATGGGAAACGACCTTTCCGGCAACAGCGCGCACGCCCCTATCTTCGAACAATTCCCCGAACGAACCCTCCTCATCACAACGGACGAAGAAGGACTTGTAGAGAAGGCCGCCGAACAGTTCGATGCCGCTGCAAAAGCCTGGCATCATACACTGGACGAAGACAACGAGGCGCCCGCCCCCGCCACGCGGTATCTCTCCGCTGAACTCTTCGAGAAATCCCTGCTCCGGTACAATCGGGTGCTGCTCGGTTCGTTCTCCGGCGCCGGGGAAGAAACGCTCCAATTCGAGGCATCGCCGCAACCGGATTTCAATGGAAACATCGGCCTTCTGCGCAGCCGTATTCTGGCCAATGCCGAACAGGGCGCCCGCACATTCATCCTTTGCGACAGCCGGGGACAGGAGGTCCGCCTGTCCGAATTGCTCGACGACGAGACCGCGCAGCAAAGCGTCCGCATCTCCATCGAATCGCTGCACGAAGGATTCGAAATCCCTTCGCTCGGCCTCGCCGTCTACACGGATCACCAGATATTCAACCGGTATCACCGCCCCTCCGTGCGCGGCCAGAAAAAACGCTACGGCGGCCTTAGTCTGCAAGCGCTCAAGAATCTCTCGCCCGGCGATTTCGTGGTGCATGTGGATTACGGCATCGGTCGGTTCGCCGGGCTCCACCGCATTACCGTACGCGAGAAACAGCAGGAATCCGTGAAAGTGCTTTTCCGGGACGAAGATGTCCTGTATGTCAATGTCAACGCACTGCACAAACTCCATAAATACTCGGGCAAGGACGGCCGTCCGCCTGCGCTCACCAAACTCGGTTCCGGGCAGTGGGAACGCACGAAATCCCGCACCAAGTGCAAGGTCAAGGACATGGCGCGCGACCTGATCGCGCTCTACGCAAAGCGGAAGCAATCCGCCGGGGTCGCTTTTTCCCCGGATACGGTCTGGCAACGGGAAATGGAAGCCTCATTCCGGTACGAAGACACGCCCGATCAGACCACCGCAACGAATTCCGTCAAAGGCGATATGGAAGCTCCGGTGCCTATGGACCGGCTCATCTGCGGAGATGTCGGGTTCGGCAAAACGGAAGTCGCTGTCCGGGCAGCTTTCAAGGCAGCGCAGGACGGCAAGCAGGTGGCCGTGCTTGTGCCCACGACGATCCTTGCCGCACAACATTTCGAAACCTTCTCGAAAAGGCTGAACAAGTACCCGGTTAAAGTGGAAATGATGTCGCGTTTCCGTTCCGGCGCCGTGCAAAAGCAGATCGCCAAGAAGATCGAGGAAGGAGCCGTCGACATCGTGGTGGGCACCCATCGCCTGACATCGCAGGATATCCGGTTCAAGGACCTGGGGCTGCTCATTATCGACGAGGAACAGCGCTTCGGGGTAGCCGTCAAGGAGCGCCTGCGGAAGTTGCGCGCCGAAGTGGACACGCTTACCCTTACGGCCACCCCGATCCCCCGAACCCTCCAGTTCTCGCTGCTGGGCGCCCGCGACTTGTCGCTCGTCACCACGCCGCCGCCGAACCGGCGCCCTGTCAACACCGAGATTCACACCTTCGACAAGAATCTCATCCGGGATGCAATCCTGTATGAAATCAGCCGGGGCGGGCAGGTATTCTTCCTGCACAACAACATCTGCAATATGGACGAAATGGCCGACAGCCTGCGCCTCATCGTACCCGATGTACGCATGCGGACAGCCCACGGGCAGATGAAATCGAGCGAACTGGAACGGGTCATGACAGACTTTATCGCAGGGCGTTTCGACGTACTCGTGAGCACCAGTATCATCGAGAACGGCCTCGATATACCTAATGCCAATACCATCATCGTCAACCGGGCCGATCGGTTCGGACTCGCCGAATTGCATCAGCTACGGGGACGGGTCGGGCGGTCGGACCGGAAGGCTTTCTGCTACCTGCTCGTTTCGTCCATCCACGGGCTTACGCGCGAGGCGCGGCGCAGACTGCAAGCCGTCGAAGAGTTTTCCGATCTGGGAAGCGGCTTCCATCTGGCCATGCGCGACCTGGACATCCGGGGAGCCGGAAATCTCCTTGGGGGCGAGCAAAGCGGTTTTATCGAGGAGGTAGGCTTCGAAACCTACCACAAGATTCTCGAGGAGGCCGTGCTGGAACTCCGGGAAGAAGAATTCCCGGACGTACTGGACGAGGAAACGGCGCCGGGCGTCCCCGAAACCACGGTGGATATCGAAGAAGACGCCTTCATCCCGGAGCGCTACATCTCGAACAACGTAGAACGCCTGAACATCTACCGCCGCATCAGTGAAGCCGTGGACGCCCGGGCGCTGGCAACCATCCGCGACGAGATGCAGGATCGTTTCGGCGCCCTCCCCGCCGAGGTGAATCACCTGTTTGCTGCGGCCGAAATGAAATTCCTTGGCCAGACGCTGCGCCTGCCCAGAGTGCTTTTCAAGAACAAGCGGCTTTTTCTATACATGCCGTCCCCGGAAGGCGATCCGTATTTCCATGAGCAACTGTTCTACGGTTTTCTCGAGCGGCTGAGCGGATTGGACCGGAGGTATGTATTGAAGGAAACGAAAAGCCGGACGCTGCGGGCGATTGTACAGGAGGTCCCGAGGCTTTCCGACGCCCAAAATATTCTGCACCGCCTGCAGCCCGAACCGGCGAAAACAGCGGCATAAGCGCTTGGCAAACCGGTTCAGGTGCGGGCCGTGCAGGCCAGCATCGCCTTGTCACGGAACCAGGGGCGCGGGTCCATATCCGCAAGCTCGATCCGCTCGATATCCGCCTCGCCGGCGATGGACGCTATTTCATCCGTGAGATCGCCCCCCTTGAGGCAAATTACGCCGGGCCGCCATGTGTCCGCAGCCATGGGGTCGGCGAAAGGCCGCGCAATCCGGTCATGCCATCCCCATAAATCCCTGAGCGGCGCCGTAGCGCGCGACACCGAATAGGTGCATTCGGCATGCGTGTCTTCGGCGAGCGCTTCTGCGGGGCCGTGCCAGACCCTGATGTTCGCGAGCCCGAGCCGCCGGATCATAGCGCGCAGGGTCTGTACCTTCTTCCCGACCTTGTCCACGGCAACGACCTGAATATCCGGGCACGCGATCGCAAGAGGAACAGCGGGAAGTCCTCCTCCGGTACCCCAATCGACCACCACCGCCCCCGGAAGAAAGCGCCGGTGCGTCAGAAACAGGCAGTGCAGACAATGCATCCGGACCGCTTCCGCATCCGCGTCGCGCGAAACAAGATTGATGCGCCGGTTGAAATCGAGGAGCATCGCCTGGTAAGCGTTCAGGAGACGCCGCTGCTCGTCGCTCAGTGCCCGAAAAGGATCCCAAGGCATGCCAGGACCCTCAGGTAGCCACGGGCGAAGGAGACGGCTTCCTTACCGGGCGCTTCCGCAGCATCACCAGGAGCACCGACACATCCGCCGGGCTGACCCCGCTGATGCGCGACGCCTGCCCCAGATTGTCCGGGCGGATTTTCGACAATTTTTCCCGCGCTTCCAGCGTGATATGCTCGATAGCCTCGTAATCGAAATTCTCCGGCAGGCGAAGCGATTCCATTTCTTCCATCTTCCGCACCAGGTCACGTTCGCGATCGAGGTATCCCTCATACCGCAGATCTATCTCGATCTGTCGTGCTGCAGATTCCGGTCCCGGCGCCGGCGTGACCAGTTCCTCCTTGCGGCCTATATGATCCAGCAGGTCGTCGAGCGAGACCTGGGGACGCTTCGCCAGTTGCACAAGGCGTTCGGGCCGCCGGAGAGGGTCCGTGCCCACCTGCTCCAGGTAGGCATTCACTGCGTCAGGTGATACGGTTACCGCCTCGACAGCCGCCCGTGTGGCCTCGATGGCATGCTGTCGGGCCCGCATCCGTTCGTAGCGGGCATCCGTCGCGAGACCCAGCGTATGACCCAGCGCCGTCAGGCGTTGATCGGCATTGTCCTGCCTGAGCAGCAACCGGTGTTCGGCCCGCGAAGTGAACATGCGGTAGGGTTCGTCCGTGCCCTTGGCCACCAGATCATCGATGAGCACGCCAATGTAGGCCTCCGACCGTTTCAGGACGACCGGGTCTTCGCGCTGCAAGTACCGCACCGCATTGATCCCGGCCATGAGCCCCTGTGCGCCAGCCTCCTCGTAGCCCGTCGTGCCATTGATCTGCCCGGCGAAAAACAGTCCACGGACCCGCTTCGTCTCCAGGCTGTACCGTATCTGATACGGAGGAAAATAATCGTATTCGATCGCGTAGCCGGGACGCAGCATGTGCACCTGTTCGAGACCGACCACGTTGCGCAGCGCCGCGAACTGCACCTCTTCCGGAAGGCTGGTCGAGAAGCCGTTCACATACACCTCATAGGTGTTGCGGCCTTCCGGCTCCAGAAACAGCTGGTGGCGGTCCTTTCCGGCAAACCGGTCGATCTTGTCCTCGATCGACGGGCAATACCGGGGACCGGCGCCCTCGATCCGTCCGGCGAACATGGGACTCCGGTCGAATCCTTCCCGCAGCGCGTCATGCACCTCGGGAGACGTATAGGCAATCCAGCAACTTATCTGATCTTCCGGAAGCCGGTCGGTAAGAAAGGAAAACGGGGTAGCCGACGGATCTCCCGGCTGTTCCTCCAACCGGTCATAGTCGATCGTGCGCCCGTCAATGCGCGGCGGGGTACCCGTCTTCAACCGTCCGCTCTCGAAGCCGAGCTTTTCGAGGCACGCGGTCAATCCGGTCGAAGCGCGCTCGCCCATGCGTCCGCCCCCGTATTGGCGTTCCCCGATATGAATGATCCCGTTCATGAAGGTGCCGCTGGTCAAAATGACCGTCGGAGCATGAAACGCCTGCCCGATTTGCGTACGTATGCCCGTCACCCGACCCTGCTCCGTACACACCTCGACAGCCATATCGGACCGCATGAACAGACCGGGAATGTCCTCCAGCTCCTCCCGAACCGCCGCCGCATAAGCTACCCGGTCGCACTGCGCGCGCGGCCCCTGCACAGCGGGGCCTCTGCGCTGGTTCAGCATCCGAAACTGTATGCCGGCGCGATCGGTCACCTTGCCCATAATGCCGCCAAGGGCATCGATTTCACGGACAATATGCCCTTTGCCGATGCCGCCGATGGCCGGATTGCACGACATCTGCCCGATGGTTTGCAGGTTCATAGTAACCAGCAACGTGCGAGCGCCCATACGCGCGGCCGCCGCAGCCGCCTCGGTCCCGGCGTGCCCGCCGCCAACCACAATGACATCGTACGCAAAAGGATGCATGCTTCCGGTCTTCGATAATATCCCGTCCTGTGTACCCGCGGAAACGCCGGTTCGTGCATGGATGGAAACGACACGAGGCAGGCAATGGCTCCCGCCGCCTACTTTCCTATGCAGAATCGGGAGAAAATCTGATCCAGCACATCTTCGTTCGTGATCTCTCCGGTGATGGCGCCGATCTCATGCAAGGCAACCCGCAGATCCAAAGCCAGGAGTTCGCCGGTGCTTCCGGCGCCGAGGCTCCGGCGAGCCGCCCGCACCGCATCGAGCGCCTTGCGCAGGTGATTGCGATGCCGCTCGTTCGTCACGACGAGCGAGCCCTCGGA
Coding sequences within:
- a CDS encoding 16S rRNA (guanine(527)-N(7))-methyltransferase RsmG translates to MPWDPFRALSDEQRRLLNAYQAMLLDFNRRINLVSRDADAEAVRMHCLHCLFLTHRRFLPGAVVVDWGTGGGLPAVPLAIACPDIQVVAVDKVGKKVQTLRAMIRRLGLANIRVWHGPAEALAEDTHAECTYSVSRATAPLRDLWGWHDRIARPFADPMAADTWRPGVICLKGGDLTDEIASIAGEADIERIELADMDPRPWFRDKAMLACTART
- a CDS encoding TIGR00730 family Rossman fold protein, producing MKTSKNVNPGSPRSGKSTLEERFFLSGPGRRLAELIRAVRIFFEFLRGFRKLHFVGPCVTVFGSARFPEDHVYYQLARQVGGELAAAGFTVMTGGGPGIMEAANRGAQEAGGRSIGCNIELPEEQDPNPYLDQWVEFNHFFVRKVMLVKYSYAFVVLPGGFGTLDEIFETLTLVQTGKILDLPVVVMGAEYWSEMIDFVSHTMVREGTISPEDADRWVITDSPEEAVSSIVKAANARFHLNLKPQWILGESGRLPRREAPR
- the mnmG gene encoding tRNA uridine-5-carboxymethylaminomethyl(34) synthesis enzyme MnmG, coding for MHPFAYDVIVVGGGHAGTEAAAAAARMGARTLLVTMNLQTIGQMSCNPAIGGIGKGHIVREIDALGGIMGKVTDRAGIQFRMLNQRRGPAVQGPRAQCDRVAYAAAVREELEDIPGLFMRSDMAVEVCTEQGRVTGIRTQIGQAFHAPTVILTSGTFMNGIIHIGERQYGGGRMGERASTGLTACLEKLGFESGRLKTGTPPRIDGRTIDYDRLEEQPGDPSATPFSFLTDRLPEDQISCWIAYTSPEVHDALREGFDRSPMFAGRIEGAGPRYCPSIEDKIDRFAGKDRHQLFLEPEGRNTYEVYVNGFSTSLPEEVQFAALRNVVGLEQVHMLRPGYAIEYDYFPPYQIRYSLETKRVRGLFFAGQINGTTGYEEAGAQGLMAGINAVRYLQREDPVVLKRSEAYIGVLIDDLVAKGTDEPYRMFTSRAEHRLLLRQDNADQRLTALGHTLGLATDARYERMRARQHAIEATRAAVEAVTVSPDAVNAYLEQVGTDPLRRPERLVQLAKRPQVSLDDLLDHIGRKEELVTPAPGPESAARQIEIDLRYEGYLDRERDLVRKMEEMESLRLPENFDYEAIEHITLEAREKLSKIRPDNLGQASRISGVSPADVSVLLVMLRKRPVRKPSPSPVAT
- a CDS encoding efflux RND transporter permease subunit, producing MNSNRSNHAEPRGPIAYMAGNGVAANLLMFGILAVGLVSLTGLEQEAWPTVPFNQFEISVPFPGATPEEVEEAIVVKIEDEVRGLADVKTVRSVAAPGMASVRVEVNSGTEMGAKKDEIESAVGRIQTFPGGAERPQIREMTNAQSMMRLVLYGDVPERSLKELAYRIEDDLAALPNVSLVETSGVRNYE
- the mfd gene encoding transcription-repair coupling factor, whose amino-acid sequence is MDPQAPSTLQVKGLAGSVSSFLLGQLHETAKASQSLCVYVAPDEEIAAWAFGDIAQLVEEDQGVVRLPATGHKPYDTEQLDDPAPLIARGDVLQQIAEGFRGLVVTSVEALVEMAPATETVRNRTISIASGAVFPPEDLANRLVELGFEHVEFVERPGEMALRGGILDIYPFTGSWPVRAEFFGDEIESLREFDPRSQRSVSRLTVARLVPNMGNDLSGNSAHAPIFEQFPERTLLITTDEEGLVEKAAEQFDAAAKAWHHTLDEDNEAPAPATRYLSAELFEKSLLRYNRVLLGSFSGAGEETLQFEASPQPDFNGNIGLLRSRILANAEQGARTFILCDSRGQEVRLSELLDDETAQQSVRISIESLHEGFEIPSLGLAVYTDHQIFNRYHRPSVRGQKKRYGGLSLQALKNLSPGDFVVHVDYGIGRFAGLHRITVREKQQESVKVLFRDEDVLYVNVNALHKLHKYSGKDGRPPALTKLGSGQWERTKSRTKCKVKDMARDLIALYAKRKQSAGVAFSPDTVWQREMEASFRYEDTPDQTTATNSVKGDMEAPVPMDRLICGDVGFGKTEVAVRAAFKAAQDGKQVAVLVPTTILAAQHFETFSKRLNKYPVKVEMMSRFRSGAVQKQIAKKIEEGAVDIVVGTHRLTSQDIRFKDLGLLIIDEEQRFGVAVKERLRKLRAEVDTLTLTATPIPRTLQFSLLGARDLSLVTTPPPNRRPVNTEIHTFDKNLIRDAILYEISRGGQVFFLHNNICNMDEMADSLRLIVPDVRMRTAHGQMKSSELERVMTDFIAGRFDVLVSTSIIENGLDIPNANTIIVNRADRFGLAELHQLRGRVGRSDRKAFCYLLVSSIHGLTREARRRLQAVEEFSDLGSGFHLAMRDLDIRGAGNLLGGEQSGFIEEVGFETYHKILEEAVLELREEEFPDVLDEETAPGVPETTVDIEEDAFIPERYISNNVERLNIYRRISEAVDARALATIRDEMQDRFGALPAEVNHLFAAAEMKFLGQTLRLPRVLFKNKRLFLYMPSPEGDPYFHEQLFYGFLERLSGLDRRYVLKETKSRTLRAIVQEVPRLSDAQNILHRLQPEPAKTAA